A DNA window from Methylobacterium sp. NMS14P contains the following coding sequences:
- a CDS encoding porin produces the protein MADSMHVLCAEYRKHRTKRGTTGVLAGVAGLLSLPVGAAELPDRRKSQLIEHVRVCSAYGQAFFFIPGTDTCLRLSGRARYEYAYQPSYSRSGSATATPGDYSGYQGRLRINLDARSQTSYGILRAFLRLDAGSRTGFATMHAGALNRIGASFPALGVDQFGRAQQQFNVDKAFIQFAGITAGRASSFFDFYAHDFEFIVASLGSDNPSTNLAAYTATLGKGLSASLAVEDPMFRRTPVYSPQNAAASAFPNPGAILSPGNPVTPIFVGYDAAGRPTGVGFVDTVQRSRMPDIVGVLRSDQSWGSAQLSGAVHEVNHGLLSSVSFAGTNLGAPVSVGNNRTPGGAASALGWAVQGGVKINLPAIATGDTLYLQGAYGEGTALYTGLPAYNGPWAQSATAVQGAAFSQFFNDGVINPFTQRLELSTSYSFTAAMLHYWTPAVRSAFFGSYGALSFARGARAAQGAYFGVTGTGPGTPGTRFFDLSQILRDSYRFVVGGNLIWSPVKEFDIGVEAIYTRYGPQNGRILDLGRYPNQNAAYVNNPANPVSTARHVDVIQVRARVQRDF, from the coding sequence ATGGCCGATTCGATGCATGTTTTGTGTGCGGAGTACCGGAAACATCGTACGAAGCGGGGGACAACGGGCGTTCTGGCGGGTGTAGCGGGGTTGCTGAGTCTGCCGGTGGGAGCGGCGGAACTTCCCGATCGGCGGAAATCTCAGCTCATCGAGCACGTGCGGGTCTGCTCGGCCTACGGCCAGGCCTTCTTCTTCATTCCCGGCACGGACACCTGCCTGCGCCTCTCCGGCCGCGCGCGCTACGAGTACGCCTACCAGCCCTCCTACAGCCGCTCGGGGAGCGCGACCGCCACACCGGGGGATTACAGCGGCTACCAGGGTCGCCTCCGGATCAACCTCGATGCCCGGAGCCAGACGTCCTACGGAATCCTGCGCGCCTTCCTCCGCCTCGACGCCGGGAGCCGGACCGGCTTCGCTACCATGCATGCCGGCGCGCTGAACCGGATCGGCGCCTCCTTCCCGGCCCTGGGCGTCGACCAGTTCGGGCGGGCCCAGCAGCAGTTCAACGTCGACAAGGCCTTCATCCAGTTCGCCGGCATCACCGCCGGCCGCGCCTCCTCGTTCTTCGATTTCTACGCCCACGACTTCGAGTTCATCGTCGCCTCTCTCGGCTCGGACAATCCCTCGACCAACCTCGCCGCCTACACGGCGACGCTGGGCAAGGGCCTGTCCGCCTCGCTCGCGGTGGAGGACCCGATGTTCCGCCGCACGCCGGTCTACTCGCCCCAGAACGCCGCGGCCTCGGCATTCCCGAACCCCGGCGCGATCCTGTCGCCCGGGAACCCCGTCACCCCGATCTTCGTCGGGTACGACGCCGCCGGCCGCCCGACCGGCGTGGGCTTCGTCGACACGGTCCAGCGCAGCCGCATGCCCGACATCGTCGGCGTGCTGCGCTCCGACCAGTCCTGGGGCTCCGCGCAGCTCTCCGGGGCCGTGCACGAGGTCAACCACGGCCTGCTCAGCAGCGTCTCGTTCGCCGGCACGAACCTCGGCGCGCCCGTCTCGGTGGGCAACAACCGCACCCCGGGCGGCGCGGCCTCCGCCCTCGGCTGGGCCGTGCAGGGGGGCGTGAAGATCAACCTGCCGGCGATAGCGACCGGCGATACCCTCTACCTGCAGGGCGCCTACGGGGAGGGCACCGCCCTGTATACCGGCCTGCCGGCCTATAACGGCCCCTGGGCGCAGTCGGCCACCGCGGTGCAGGGGGCGGCCTTCTCGCAGTTCTTCAACGACGGCGTGATCAACCCCTTCACCCAGCGCCTGGAGCTGTCGACGAGCTACTCGTTCACGGCGGCGATGCTGCACTACTGGACGCCCGCGGTCCGCTCCGCCTTCTTCGGCTCCTACGGCGCCCTGAGCTTCGCCCGCGGCGCCCGCGCGGCGCAGGGCGCCTATTTCGGCGTGACCGGGACCGGGCCGGGCACCCCCGGGACGCGGTTCTTCGACCTGAGCCAGATCCTGCGGGACAGCTACCGCTTCGTCGTCGGCGGCAACCTGATCTGGTCGCCGGTGAAGGAGTTCGATATCGGCGTCGAGGCGATCTACACGCGCTACGGGCCGCAGAACGGCCGCATCCTCGACCTGGGCCGGTATCCCAACCAGAACGCGGCCTACGTCAACAACCCCGCCAACCCGGTCTCGACCGCCCGCCACGTCGACGTCATCCAGGTGCGCGCGCGCGTGCAGCGGGACTTCTGA
- a CDS encoding DUF6456 domain-containing protein: protein MNKLCKGGRSASAGARPRGAAAVDLPAEVSRLLARLGEPGAYARPDPLVEEALVTRRGGDGISVGSGRFAAASGRALASADLAAWNAAGTRLTISEAGRARLRRAARPGDLAFADQHRDLAVVEGGAGPTLRNAAENPLAWMVRRRDRDGAPLIDAAAFEAGERLRRDMTTAALLPRMGADLGAPRIDGGGPRDPAAAADHVIAARQRVRGALDAVGSDLSGLLIDLCGFLKGLERIEAERRWPARSAKVVARIALGRLAEHYGLEREATGPDRARLRLWRG from the coding sequence ATGAACAAACTTTGCAAGGGCGGCCGTTCAGCCAGCGCGGGGGCGCGGCCGCGCGGCGCCGCCGCGGTCGACCTCCCGGCGGAGGTGTCGCGCCTGCTGGCGCGGCTCGGCGAGCCGGGCGCCTACGCGCGGCCCGACCCCCTGGTCGAGGAGGCGCTGGTGACCCGTCGCGGGGGCGACGGGATCTCGGTGGGGAGCGGGCGTTTCGCGGCCGCCTCCGGGCGGGCCCTGGCGTCGGCCGATCTGGCGGCGTGGAACGCGGCCGGCACGCGCCTGACGATCAGCGAGGCCGGGCGGGCGCGCCTGCGCCGCGCGGCCCGGCCGGGCGACCTGGCCTTCGCGGACCAGCACCGCGACCTCGCCGTCGTGGAGGGCGGCGCCGGGCCGACCCTGCGCAACGCCGCCGAGAACCCCCTGGCCTGGATGGTGCGCCGGCGCGACCGGGACGGCGCGCCGCTCATCGACGCGGCCGCTTTCGAGGCCGGGGAGCGGCTGCGGCGGGACATGACCACCGCCGCCCTGCTGCCGCGGATGGGCGCGGATCTCGGGGCGCCCCGGATCGACGGCGGCGGCCCGCGCGACCCGGCCGCCGCGGCCGACCACGTGATCGCGGCCCGGCAACGGGTGCGCGGCGCCCTCGACGCGGTCGGGAGCGACCTCTCGGGCCTGCTGATCGACCTCTGCGGCTTCCTGAAGGGCCTGGAGCGGATCGAGGCGGAGCGGCGCTGGCCGGCCCGGTCCGCCAAGGTCGTGGCCCGCATCGCCCTGGGGCGGCTCGCCGAGCATTACGGGCTGGAGCGGGAGGCGACCGGTCCGGACCGGGCCCGCCTGCGCCTCTGGCGCGGGTGA
- a CDS encoding SufE family protein: MLPPIDTIIENFEIVEDDDMRLEYLIELGRALPPMPEAERTEANRVHGCESQVWIDTRAERADGTPRLVLHGFSDSFIVRGFVALMIALYTGKTPREAAETDGLDLFRQLRFGAHVTSKRSNGVRAMAERIHRDAVRLAAEA, encoded by the coding sequence ATGCTCCCTCCGATCGACACCATCATCGAGAATTTCGAGATCGTCGAAGACGACGACATGCGGCTGGAGTACCTGATCGAACTCGGCCGCGCCCTGCCGCCCATGCCCGAGGCCGAGCGGACCGAGGCGAACCGCGTCCACGGCTGCGAGAGCCAGGTCTGGATCGACACGCGGGCGGAGCGGGCGGACGGGACGCCGCGCCTCGTCCTGCACGGCTTCAGCGACTCGTTCATCGTCCGCGGCTTCGTGGCGCTGATGATCGCGCTCTACACCGGCAAGACGCCCCGGGAGGCCGCCGAGACCGACGGCCTCGACCTGTTCCGGCAGCTCCGCTTCGGCGCCCACGTGACCTCGAAGCGCTCCAACGGCGTGCGGGCGATGGCGGAGCGCATCCACCGCGACGCGGTCCGGCTCGCCGCCGAGGCCTGA
- a CDS encoding sensor histidine kinase: MVGEPPGSGAEDPLGNGPSGSPGRGPAQGTAEAAALSESFKRFADVVPLMMWRSDEAGHAIHHNECWLEFTGRPLEAELGLGWRSGLHPEDFERHARIVAEAFEAQAPFTVEFRLRRHDGEYRWLLDTARPLVEDGRFQGYLGSCFDITDRKHAEEHIEHALAEKEALLAEVYHRVRNNLQVMVSLIGLYGRAAPDACRGSFEALGQRVRAIALVQQHLHEAPHIASIDLKDYLHRLASGLGQLRRAGRISVQVGGSGNGLVEPRTANALGMIVAEIVAECLDATAEHVACSIAIDIEAGAPQRLSIVSGVSDMAESGRPNVPKLGPRLIAAYAAQAEITVAGDASPGDPLWLTLPPTRPGAQ, from the coding sequence ATGGTCGGTGAGCCACCAGGGTCCGGCGCGGAAGACCCGCTGGGCAACGGCCCCTCGGGGAGCCCTGGTCGGGGTCCGGCACAGGGCACCGCGGAAGCCGCCGCCCTGAGCGAGAGCTTCAAGCGATTCGCCGACGTCGTGCCGCTGATGATGTGGCGCTCCGACGAGGCCGGCCACGCGATCCACCACAACGAGTGCTGGCTGGAATTCACCGGGCGCCCGCTGGAGGCGGAGCTCGGCCTCGGCTGGCGCAGCGGGCTGCATCCCGAGGATTTCGAGCGCCATGCCCGGATCGTCGCCGAGGCCTTCGAGGCGCAGGCGCCCTTCACCGTCGAGTTCCGCCTGCGGCGGCACGACGGCGAGTACCGCTGGCTCCTCGACACGGCCCGGCCCCTCGTGGAGGACGGAAGGTTCCAGGGCTATCTCGGCTCCTGCTTCGACATCACCGACCGCAAGCACGCGGAGGAGCACATCGAGCACGCGCTGGCCGAGAAGGAGGCGCTGCTGGCCGAGGTCTACCACCGGGTCCGCAACAACCTCCAGGTGATGGTCAGCCTGATCGGCCTCTACGGGCGGGCCGCCCCGGACGCCTGCCGCGGCAGCTTCGAGGCGCTCGGCCAGCGGGTCCGGGCGATCGCGCTGGTGCAGCAGCACCTGCACGAGGCGCCGCACATCGCGTCGATCGACCTCAAGGACTACCTGCACCGCCTCGCCTCCGGGCTCGGGCAGCTCCGGCGCGCCGGGCGGATCAGCGTCCAGGTCGGCGGCTCCGGGAACGGCCTCGTGGAGCCGCGCACCGCCAACGCGCTGGGCATGATCGTCGCGGAGATCGTGGCCGAGTGCCTCGACGCCACCGCCGAGCACGTCGCCTGCTCCATCGCCATCGACATCGAGGCCGGCGCGCCCCAGCGCCTGTCGATCGTCTCGGGGGTGAGCGACATGGCCGAGTCCGGGCGGCCGAACGTCCCGAAGCTCGGCCCCCGCCTCATCGCCGCCTACGCGGCCCAGGCGGAGATCACCGTCGCGGGCGATGCCAGCCCGGGCGACCCCCTGTGGCTGACCCTGCCGCCGACGCGGCCCGGCGCGCAATGA
- a CDS encoding DUF3761 domain-containing protein translates to MLPVPTATTAVRRDGTPSRSAARWSVLAGLVLLGLSGGAVARPFSEPDDRNLDRHGHYRSRDGSDVHQPARSLDGRKPAGATAKCRDGTWSFSHTHRGTCSRHGGVAHWEG, encoded by the coding sequence GTGCTGCCTGTCCCGACCGCGACAACCGCCGTCCGCCGCGACGGGACTCCGTCCCGAAGCGCCGCCCGCTGGTCGGTGCTCGCCGGCCTCGTCCTCCTCGGCCTGTCCGGCGGCGCCGTCGCCCGGCCGTTCTCGGAACCCGACGACCGGAACCTCGACCGCCACGGCCATTACCGCAGCCGGGACGGGTCCGACGTCCACCAGCCGGCCAGGAGCCTCGACGGCCGGAAGCCCGCGGGGGCCACGGCCAAGTGCCGGGACGGGACGTGGAGCTTCAGCCACACGCATCGCGGCACCTGCTCGCGCCACGGCGGCGTGGCGCACTGGGAAGGCTGA
- a CDS encoding helix-turn-helix domain-containing protein yields MWPPPPSRADSRAEALTLLRETDLTCDAIAARLGVHPKTVHTWNARAGWPRPRQQRPRLLTGRWPAARRAALIRLLCTPGADPGDVTEILGLGRLDPAMMATAFGADLPLPPAVTGRGDPAADPATLRARLRAHIARQIAAFDAALSGAGPGARESARVLRDLGGLKRLLDTVDAEGARAAAGEGGDGTGPNAEPGTEPDLPALRAEIARRVAGFVGGRPAA; encoded by the coding sequence ATGTGGCCACCCCCTCCCAGCAGGGCGGACAGCCGCGCCGAGGCCCTGACGCTCCTGCGCGAGACCGACCTGACGTGCGACGCGATCGCGGCCCGCCTCGGCGTCCACCCGAAGACGGTGCATACCTGGAACGCCCGGGCCGGCTGGCCGAGGCCGCGGCAGCAACGGCCGCGGCTCCTGACGGGGCGCTGGCCGGCGGCGCGCCGGGCCGCCCTGATCCGCCTGCTGTGCACGCCGGGCGCCGATCCCGGCGACGTCACCGAGATCCTGGGTCTCGGCCGGCTCGACCCGGCGATGATGGCCACGGCCTTCGGGGCGGACCTGCCGCTGCCGCCGGCGGTCACCGGGCGCGGCGACCCGGCGGCGGACCCGGCGACCCTGCGGGCGCGTCTGCGCGCCCACATCGCCCGGCAGATCGCCGCCTTCGACGCGGCTCTGAGCGGGGCGGGGCCGGGCGCGCGCGAGTCCGCCCGGGTCCTGCGCGACCTCGGTGGGCTCAAGCGGCTCCTCGACACGGTGGATGCGGAAGGCGCGCGCGCCGCCGCGGGGGAGGGGGGCGATGGCACCGGACCCAACGCTGAACCCGGCACCGAACCCGACCTGCCCGCCCTGCGCGCGGAGATCGCGCGACGCGTTGCTGGCTTTGTCGGCGGCCGGCCGGCTGCCTGA
- a CDS encoding DNA-packaging protein: MSAAGRLPDFLGTLPPDLLRALAGDWLHQARPDQLPPPDAAPWTTWAVIGGRGSGKTRTGAEWVDALARGDPAFAGAPVGRIALVGETHLDVRDVMVEGPSGLLGLPARGRARPTWSPSRRRVEWSNGAVALAFSAEEPDALRGPQFGAAWCDEAAKWRRPEAAFDMLQFGLRLGARPRNLVTTTPRPVPLIRRLLADPRTVVSRARTHDNAAHLAPDFLEQVVGRYAGTRLGRQELDGELIADRDDALWTRAALEAGRIAAAPDLGRIVVAVDPPAASGARSDACGIVAAGRAGGHAYVLADASLARATPQAWAAAALALYHRLRADALVVEVNQGGEMAAAVLGQCDPAVPVTRVHATRGKYLRAEPVSLLYARGLVHHVGAFPALEDELCDFGPEGLSGGASPDRLDALVWALTHLMLETRAAPRIRRL, from the coding sequence TTGTCGGCGGCCGGCCGGCTGCCTGACTTCCTCGGGACGCTGCCGCCGGACCTCCTCCGGGCGCTGGCGGGCGACTGGCTGCACCAGGCCCGGCCGGACCAGCTGCCGCCGCCCGACGCGGCGCCCTGGACCACCTGGGCGGTGATCGGCGGCCGCGGCAGCGGCAAGACCCGCACCGGGGCCGAGTGGGTCGACGCCCTGGCGCGGGGCGACCCGGCCTTCGCGGGCGCGCCGGTCGGGCGGATCGCCCTGGTGGGCGAGACCCATCTCGACGTGCGCGACGTGATGGTCGAGGGCCCCTCCGGCCTGCTCGGTCTCCCGGCGCGGGGGCGGGCGCGGCCCACGTGGTCGCCGAGCCGCCGCCGGGTGGAGTGGAGCAACGGCGCCGTCGCGCTCGCCTTCTCGGCGGAGGAGCCCGACGCGCTGCGCGGCCCGCAATTCGGCGCCGCGTGGTGCGACGAGGCCGCCAAGTGGCGCCGGCCCGAGGCGGCCTTCGACATGCTGCAATTCGGCCTCCGCCTCGGCGCCCGGCCGCGCAACCTCGTGACGACGACGCCCCGGCCGGTGCCGCTGATCCGCCGCCTGCTCGCCGACCCGCGCACGGTGGTGAGCCGCGCCCGGACCCACGACAACGCCGCGCATCTCGCGCCCGACTTTCTCGAGCAGGTGGTCGGGCGCTACGCCGGCACGCGGCTCGGCCGGCAGGAACTCGACGGCGAGCTCATCGCCGACCGGGACGACGCCCTGTGGACGCGCGCCGCCCTGGAGGCGGGCCGGATCGCCGCCGCGCCCGATCTCGGCCGGATCGTCGTGGCGGTGGACCCGCCCGCCGCCTCGGGCGCGCGCTCGGATGCCTGCGGGATCGTGGCGGCCGGGCGCGCCGGCGGGCACGCCTACGTGCTGGCCGACGCGAGCCTCGCCCGCGCCACCCCGCAGGCCTGGGCGGCCGCGGCGCTGGCGCTCTACCACCGGCTCCGGGCGGACGCCCTCGTGGTCGAGGTCAACCAGGGCGGCGAGATGGCCGCCGCCGTGCTGGGCCAGTGCGACCCGGCCGTGCCGGTCACCCGGGTCCACGCCACGCGGGGCAAGTACCTGCGCGCCGAGCCGGTCTCGCTGCTCTACGCCCGCGGGCTGGTCCACCACGTCGGCGCCTTCCCGGCGCTGGAGGACGAGCTGTGCGATTTCGGGCCGGAGGGCCTGTCCGGCGGGGCCTCGCCCGACCGCCTCGACGCCCTGGTCTGGGCGCTCACGCACCTGATGCTGGAGACCCGGGCCGCGCCTCGGATCCGGCGGCTGTGA
- a CDS encoding phage portal protein, protein MSTLLERLARVARRPAGGATLATKAAAPAFALYAEGRASWTPRDPAALARAGYQANPVVHRVVRLVAESAASLPLIATGPGAERAGDLLALLARPNPRESGPHLLETLYADLLLTGTAYLEAVSLDGRVAALQALRPGRMRALPGPDGWPAAYLYTAGGRSRRFDLPEPGAAVAPILALALFHPEDETGGLAPIAAAAAALDIHNAASAWNKALLDNAARPSGALVFAGATLSEPQFDRLKAELEANYQGAANAGRPLLLEGGLDWKPLALSPRDMDFVAAKDAAAREIALAFGVPPLLLGLAGDNTHANYAEANRALYRQTLIPLAARTARALAGWLEPAFGAIDLEPDLDRIEALAGERESLWRRVQAADFLSVAEKREAVGYPPAMPRAPGTP, encoded by the coding sequence ATGTCGACCCTCCTCGAACGCCTGGCGCGGGTCGCGCGCCGCCCCGCCGGCGGTGCGACCCTCGCCACCAAGGCCGCGGCCCCGGCCTTCGCCCTCTACGCGGAGGGCCGGGCCAGCTGGACGCCCCGCGATCCGGCGGCGCTCGCCCGGGCCGGCTACCAGGCCAACCCGGTGGTCCACCGGGTGGTGCGGCTCGTCGCCGAGAGCGCCGCGAGCCTGCCGCTGATCGCCACCGGTCCCGGTGCCGAGCGCGCGGGCGACCTGCTGGCCCTGCTGGCGCGGCCGAACCCCCGGGAGAGCGGGCCGCACCTCCTGGAGACGCTCTACGCCGACCTCCTCCTCACCGGCACGGCCTACCTGGAGGCGGTGAGCCTCGACGGGCGGGTCGCCGCGCTCCAGGCCCTGCGGCCCGGGCGGATGCGGGCGCTGCCGGGCCCGGACGGCTGGCCGGCGGCCTACCTGTACACGGCGGGCGGGCGCAGCCGCCGGTTCGACCTGCCCGAGCCGGGCGCCGCGGTGGCGCCGATCCTCGCGCTGGCGCTGTTCCACCCGGAGGACGAGACCGGCGGCCTCGCCCCGATCGCGGCGGCGGCCGCCGCCCTCGACATCCACAACGCCGCGAGCGCCTGGAACAAGGCGCTGCTCGACAACGCCGCCCGGCCGTCCGGCGCCCTGGTCTTCGCCGGGGCGACGCTGTCCGAGCCGCAGTTCGACCGGCTGAAGGCGGAGCTGGAGGCGAACTACCAGGGCGCCGCCAATGCCGGCCGGCCGCTGCTGCTGGAGGGCGGCCTCGACTGGAAGCCCCTGGCGCTCTCGCCGCGGGACATGGACTTCGTGGCGGCCAAGGACGCGGCCGCCCGGGAGATCGCCCTGGCCTTCGGCGTGCCGCCCCTGCTGCTCGGCCTCGCCGGCGACAACACCCACGCCAACTACGCCGAGGCCAACCGCGCCCTCTACCGCCAGACCCTGATCCCCCTCGCGGCCCGCACCGCCCGGGCGCTGGCCGGCTGGCTGGAACCCGCCTTCGGGGCGATCGACCTGGAGCCGGACCTCGACCGGATCGAGGCGCTCGCCGGCGAGCGGGAATCCCTGTGGCGCCGGGTCCAGGCGGCGGACTTCCTGTCGGTCGCGGAGAAGCGGGAGGCCGTGGGCTACCCGCCCGCGATGCCGCGGGCGCCGGGCACGCCGTGA
- a CDS encoding HK97 family phage prohead protease, with amino-acid sequence MDGHFSGYASLFGVPDLGRDVVVPGAFAASLARRGAAGVRLLFQHDPAEPIGRWLALREDGRGLFAEGQLNLAVQRAREVDALMRGGGLDGLSIGFRTLRARKGAGGERRLQQVDLWEISLVTFPLQPGARASPGPIPGPDSEADAIRGLAGLIAPPRPARPAARPPARPLPAARS; translated from the coding sequence ATGGACGGCCACTTCTCCGGCTATGCCAGCCTGTTCGGCGTGCCCGATCTCGGCCGCGACGTGGTGGTGCCGGGCGCCTTCGCGGCGAGCCTCGCCCGCCGCGGGGCCGCGGGCGTGCGGCTCCTGTTCCAGCACGATCCCGCCGAGCCGATCGGCCGCTGGCTCGCCCTGCGCGAGGACGGCCGCGGCCTGTTCGCGGAGGGCCAGCTGAACCTCGCGGTGCAGCGCGCCCGCGAGGTCGACGCCCTGATGCGCGGCGGCGGCCTCGACGGGCTCTCGATCGGCTTCCGCACGCTGCGCGCCCGGAAGGGCGCCGGCGGCGAGCGCCGGCTGCAGCAGGTCGACCTCTGGGAGATCTCGCTCGTGACCTTCCCGCTGCAGCCGGGGGCCCGGGCGAGCCCAGGTCCGATCCCGGGCCCCGATTCGGAGGCCGACGCGATCCGCGGCCTCGCCGGCCTGATCGCGCCGCCGCGTCCCGCGAGACCCGCCGCGAGACCCCCCGCTCGGCCGCTTCCGGCCGCGCGGTCCTGA
- a CDS encoding phage major capsid protein, producing the protein MDAHTPIADPALAPPCGLPPLENKAARPEGGPVRSALDELAAAFAAFKETNDARIDRIKGRLGVDVLTEEKLARIDAALDAARTRLDRIALERARPPLGQPDVRETGAAHEHKAAFDLYVRAGESAGLKRLEAKALSAGSGPDGGYLVPDTIERTVLARLGQVSPIRSIASVQPISGAQYKRAVSVGAPVTGWAAETAPRPETAAPALSEIAFPAMELYAMPAATQTLLDDAVVDLDAWLSAEVETAFAEQEGVAFVSGNGASRPRGFLSYDTVANAAWVPGKIGTVATGAAGAFPSASPGDVLFDLIYGLRAAYRQNAGFVMNRRTQSAIRKFKDSEGNYLWQPPLAAGRAATLVGFPVTEAEAMPDLAKDSLSVAFGDFRRGYLVVDRTGMRVLRDPYSAKPYVLFYTTKRVGGGVQDFDALKLLKFS; encoded by the coding sequence ATGGACGCCCACACCCCGATCGCCGATCCCGCCCTCGCGCCGCCGTGCGGCCTGCCGCCGCTGGAGAACAAGGCCGCCCGGCCCGAGGGCGGCCCGGTCCGCTCCGCCCTCGACGAGCTCGCCGCCGCCTTCGCGGCCTTCAAGGAGACGAACGACGCGCGGATCGACCGGATCAAGGGCCGCCTCGGCGTCGACGTGCTCACCGAGGAGAAGCTCGCCCGGATCGACGCGGCCCTCGACGCCGCCCGCACCCGCCTCGACCGGATCGCCCTGGAGCGGGCCCGGCCGCCCCTCGGGCAGCCGGACGTCCGGGAGACGGGGGCCGCGCACGAGCACAAGGCCGCCTTCGACCTCTACGTCCGGGCGGGCGAGAGCGCCGGGCTCAAGCGCCTCGAGGCCAAGGCGCTCTCGGCCGGCTCCGGGCCGGACGGCGGCTACCTCGTCCCCGACACGATCGAGCGGACCGTGCTGGCGCGCCTCGGCCAGGTCTCGCCGATCCGGTCGATCGCCAGCGTGCAGCCGATCTCGGGCGCCCAGTACAAGCGCGCCGTGTCGGTCGGCGCGCCGGTCACCGGCTGGGCCGCCGAGACCGCGCCGCGGCCCGAGACCGCCGCGCCGGCCCTGTCGGAGATCGCGTTCCCCGCCATGGAGCTCTACGCGATGCCGGCCGCCACCCAGACGCTCCTCGACGACGCCGTGGTCGATCTCGACGCGTGGCTCTCGGCCGAGGTGGAGACCGCCTTCGCCGAGCAGGAGGGCGTCGCCTTCGTGTCGGGCAACGGCGCGAGCCGCCCGCGGGGCTTCCTGAGCTACGACACGGTCGCCAACGCCGCCTGGGTGCCGGGCAAGATCGGCACGGTCGCCACTGGGGCGGCCGGGGCGTTCCCGTCGGCCAGCCCGGGGGACGTGCTGTTCGACCTGATCTACGGGCTGCGGGCGGCCTACCGGCAGAACGCCGGCTTCGTCATGAACCGCCGCACCCAGAGCGCGATCCGCAAGTTCAAGGATTCGGAGGGCAACTATCTCTGGCAGCCGCCGCTCGCCGCCGGCCGGGCCGCGACGCTGGTCGGCTTCCCGGTCACCGAGGCCGAGGCGATGCCGGATCTCGCCAAGGACAGCCTGTCGGTGGCCTTCGGGGATTTCCGCCGGGGCTACCTCGTGGTCGACCGCACCGGGATGCGGGTGCTGCGCGACCCGTACTCGGCCAAGCCCTACGTGCTGTTCTACACCACCAAGCGCGTCGGCGGCGGGGTGCAGGATTTCGACGCGCTCAAGCTCCTGAAGTTCTCCTGA